Proteins found in one Alteromonas macleodii genomic segment:
- the folC gene encoding bifunctional tetrahydrofolate synthase/dihydrofolate synthase, translating to MNNENNLKPGSVPNKEGASAPSASQKSLSQWLSYLESIHPSAIDMGLDRVKEVANAMALSLSQSLVITVAGTNGKGTTCRLLEQAMLSQGKSVAVYSSPHLTDYRERVRYNGELPPASEFVDAFEFVESARKSNADEPITLTYFEFGTLAAMKMMQPWAVDVVILEVGLGGRLDATNIIDPNLAVITTIDLDHQDWLGNTREKIAREKAGIMRKNGSAVVGELFPPSSLYDVANELQANVRWATQDFVTVVASDYNEWSWKGKSNSYASLPYPKIPLQNASTALAALELLDLLPEESVVRDIIENTTMPGRQQTISESPLVVVDVAHNPQATTAMQEWLNRYDVSQMRVVVGMLKDKSIAETLAPLSGLNAKWYLASTSGPRGCSAEVLENALVNAGTTIENIDTFQDVTSAYQRALADYQTGELILVFGSFVTVADVLAEQN from the coding sequence GTGAATAACGAAAACAATTTAAAACCTGGCTCAGTGCCAAATAAAGAAGGCGCCTCTGCGCCTTCAGCTTCGCAAAAAAGCCTGAGTCAGTGGTTATCCTACCTAGAATCTATTCATCCTAGCGCCATCGATATGGGGCTAGACAGAGTGAAAGAAGTGGCTAACGCCATGGCATTATCGCTCAGTCAGTCGCTGGTTATTACCGTCGCAGGAACAAATGGGAAAGGCACAACTTGCCGCTTGCTTGAACAAGCCATGTTATCGCAAGGCAAAAGTGTTGCGGTATACAGCTCACCTCATCTAACCGATTACCGTGAACGGGTGCGTTACAATGGCGAATTACCGCCTGCCAGTGAATTTGTCGATGCTTTTGAGTTTGTAGAAAGTGCGCGAAAGAGCAATGCTGACGAACCCATCACCTTAACTTATTTTGAATTTGGTACGCTCGCTGCAATGAAAATGATGCAGCCATGGGCAGTCGATGTAGTTATTCTTGAAGTTGGTTTAGGTGGACGCTTGGATGCTACGAACATTATAGACCCTAATCTTGCCGTTATTACGACTATTGACCTTGATCATCAGGATTGGCTTGGCAATACACGGGAAAAAATTGCTCGTGAGAAAGCCGGTATTATGCGTAAAAATGGTAGTGCAGTAGTGGGTGAACTGTTTCCGCCATCTTCTCTTTACGATGTGGCTAATGAGTTACAGGCAAACGTACGCTGGGCCACGCAAGACTTCGTCACAGTAGTGGCAAGTGACTACAACGAGTGGAGCTGGAAAGGAAAGAGTAACAGCTACGCGTCGTTACCTTATCCCAAAATCCCTCTACAAAATGCAAGCACAGCATTAGCAGCACTTGAGCTTTTAGACTTACTGCCCGAAGAAAGCGTGGTTAGGGACATTATCGAAAATACCACTATGCCGGGTCGCCAACAAACAATTAGTGAATCGCCTCTTGTTGTCGTAGATGTCGCCCATAATCCACAAGCTACCACGGCCATGCAAGAGTGGCTAAATCGTTACGATGTTAGCCAGATGCGCGTTGTTGTGGGTATGCTCAAAGATAAGTCAATTGCTGAAACCTTGGCGCCTCTTTCAGGGCTTAACGCCAAGTGGTACTTAGCTTCAACAAGTGGGCCGCGAGGTTGCAGTGCAGAAGTACTTGAAAATGCACTTGTTAATGCCGGCACAACCATAGAGAATATAGATACGTTTCAAGACGTGACTTCAGCATATCAACGTGCGCTTGCAGATTATCAAACTGGTGAACTTATTCTCGTTTTTGGTTCTTTTGTTACCGTTGCAGACGTACTTGCTGAGCAAAACTAA
- the accD gene encoding acetyl-CoA carboxylase, carboxyltransferase subunit beta, which produces MSWIQKILPRTQTSTKGNVPEGIWTKCGSCQAVLYKSELEKLQEVCPKCDHHMRITARRRIDAFLDDGDRVELGAEHEPQDVLKFKDSKRYKDRIVAAQKSTNEKDALVVMQGKLKGMPVVVACFEFAFMGGSMASVVGARFVAAVNACLENDMPLICFSASGGARMQEALMSLMQMAKTSAALAKMSKKGLPYISVLTDPTMGGVSASLAMLGDVNVAEPKALIGFAGPRVIEQTVREKLPEGFQRSEFLVEKGAIDMIIDRRDMRDRLHSLLVKLHYKN; this is translated from the coding sequence ATGAGCTGGATTCAAAAAATTCTTCCTCGCACGCAAACTTCAACCAAAGGTAATGTGCCAGAAGGTATATGGACAAAGTGTGGTTCATGCCAAGCCGTGCTGTATAAGAGCGAACTGGAAAAACTTCAGGAAGTTTGCCCTAAATGCGACCACCACATGCGCATTACTGCGCGCCGTCGCATCGATGCCTTCTTAGACGATGGCGATCGCGTTGAGTTAGGTGCAGAGCACGAGCCGCAAGACGTACTTAAGTTTAAAGATTCTAAACGCTACAAAGATCGTATTGTCGCAGCGCAAAAGTCGACTAACGAAAAAGATGCCCTAGTGGTAATGCAGGGCAAGTTAAAAGGTATGCCTGTCGTCGTTGCATGTTTTGAATTTGCGTTTATGGGCGGTTCAATGGCTTCAGTAGTAGGTGCACGTTTCGTTGCCGCTGTTAATGCATGTTTAGAAAATGATATGCCGCTAATTTGCTTTAGTGCAAGTGGTGGTGCGCGTATGCAAGAAGCGCTTATGTCACTAATGCAAATGGCTAAAACATCTGCAGCGCTTGCTAAGATGAGCAAAAAAGGTTTGCCTTATATTAGTGTGCTTACCGACCCAACAATGGGTGGTGTATCTGCAAGCTTGGCAATGCTTGGTGACGTAAACGTAGCAGAGCCAAAGGCGCTTATTGGCTTCGCGGGCCCTCGCGTAATCGAGCAAACAGTAAGAGAAAAGCTGCCGGAAGGTTTCCAGCGCAGTGAATTCCTTGTTGAGAAAGGTGCAATTGATATGATCATTGACCGCAGAGATATGCGTGATAGATTACACAGCCTGTTGGTTAAGTTGCATTACAAGAATTAG
- the truA gene encoding tRNA pseudouridine(38-40) synthase TruA, producing MGRIALGIEYDGAAVYGWQRQREVPSVQEHLEKALSTVANQPIEVQCAGRTDAGVHATGQVVHFSCDAPRSERAWTLGVNANLPNSVAVTWAKNVSDDFHARFSATHRRYRYVIHNAKMRPAILNSGVTHIHRELDERKMHLAAQALLGEQDFTSFRAALCQSKTPFRNVTDVSVYRQGRYVIIDIRANAFLHHMVRNITGALVEIGAGEQDVNWIAHLLSLKDRSKSAATAKPNGLYLVDVTYPEEHNLPKPPLGPLFLPEV from the coding sequence ATGGGGCGAATTGCCTTAGGTATTGAATACGACGGTGCTGCAGTTTACGGTTGGCAACGCCAGCGCGAAGTACCGAGTGTTCAAGAGCATCTTGAAAAGGCACTATCGACAGTAGCCAACCAACCTATTGAAGTGCAATGCGCTGGACGCACTGATGCTGGTGTGCACGCGACTGGGCAAGTGGTTCACTTCAGTTGTGATGCTCCACGTTCAGAGCGCGCATGGACGCTTGGGGTTAACGCTAACCTTCCAAACTCTGTTGCCGTTACTTGGGCGAAAAACGTAAGCGATGATTTTCATGCTCGTTTTTCTGCTACCCATCGCCGCTATCGCTATGTTATCCATAATGCAAAAATGCGCCCAGCAATTTTGAACTCGGGCGTTACCCACATTCACCGTGAATTAGACGAGAGAAAAATGCACCTTGCTGCCCAAGCGCTATTGGGTGAACAGGACTTTACGTCGTTCCGTGCGGCGTTGTGCCAAAGTAAAACCCCGTTTCGCAATGTGACCGATGTAAGTGTGTATCGCCAAGGTCGCTATGTGATTATTGATATTCGTGCCAATGCGTTCTTGCATCACATGGTTCGCAATATCACCGGCGCGCTAGTTGAAATTGGGGCAGGTGAGCAAGACGTTAATTGGATTGCTCACTTATTAAGCCTAAAAGATAGAAGCAAATCAGCAGCCACGGCAAAGCCAAATGGTTTGTATCTGGTAGATGTAACTTACCCTGAAGAGCATAACTTGCCTAAACCGCCGTTAGGCCCGCTTTTTCTCCCAGAAGTATAA